The genomic segment ATacatttaatgaattagaaTCAACATTTTTAGCTAAATTGAGAATATTTTCTACGTCTGAATAATCATTAGGGCTGGTGGTGGTATATTGGTCATTATCGGGGGAATCCGATGAATAAAGTTCGACTCTACTATGAGATAAGGGACTTTGGAATTCATTACTATGGTTATCTAAACCAGTAGTATTAATATGATTATTTACCGCAAGCTTGTTCTTTGCAATGATGCCCTCATTCTTTTTCTTAAGAGAGCTTTTATGCATTCGTGCTAGTGCCGTATCAGAATTCCTCCTCTCGAAAATATCCTCCCGAGCAATAGAATTGATGTTTTTACCAGGAACCTGATGTCCAGTTCCTTGATAATGTGAGTTAATTGTACTGGGAGCATCAATCAGTTCATATTTGCTATCATCTTTTACTCCAACATATTCTGGAGAACTATCTTTCCTTGTTGATATATCACCTTTAGAAACTCTATGGACTGTATTGAATTCTGTAGAAGTTGGTGTTTGATCATCGACATAACTATTGGCCAAATTGGCAGCTACTACTGCAATATCTATAGGAGAGATCTCTTTCCTTGGATTTGCTGGATTCCCTTCATTTATTGGTGATACATTCCCAGAAGTCTGAGTGTGTGATACTATTTCTGATATGTCATGCTTAGCTTTGAGTTTTTGATTACTTTTTGGATAATTTAAGCCactttttgaattaaagttaaatttGTGAAATTGAGTCGACAAAGAATTGTCGTTTCTCAAACTTCTTGAAGATAAATAACGACCCCTTCGTTGTCCCTGTTTAAGTGCTTGTTGTTCACCAGCTCTAGTCTGCGGAGATGCAGCTCCAGGATCAGAAAACTTCCTAAACGTCAACTGCGCTGCTTGGAGTGAATCAGATTGCTCCTTATCGTTCAACTGCAATAGTGCATGCttatgattattttttccTAGTTGGAAGATATTATCAATCATTAAGACATAAATTTGCGATAAGCTTTAGTTATATGTATCTGTTTCTATTCTGTAGTATTTTAGATTATAATGGCATAATATAATCATATACAAGTTGGCTTGTATTCAGTAGTACACATTAATTAAGGTACCATGAACTGATCGCTTCCTGTTAGAAAAGACTTGCTTCTTATAATATATGTCGTATCTGGCTAACTATGTTGTCGTGTCAAAAATATCACCTATTACcagtatttatttaatatgcATACTTTGTATGATCATCTGCTCACGGATGTATATACATATTCTGTTAACAAATAGTGCGTACCTTAAAGATGCTTGAATCGCCAACTCGccttttaaaatataaacttaatatattgttaaGCCGCAATTGACCAAAGTTAATGAAATGTaatatgattttttataaGTTCATAGAAAGTAGAAAACAATAGGATTGGGTTAGGCCCTTATCATTCATGAAGTATAAGAAAGTGCTTCTTTGTATCTGGTAATTTCTTCTGTTTAGAGACTAACACTCAATCAAACTATAAAAAATGCCTGAACAAATCGCTCATAAAAAGTCATCGAGTGTTAAAATAAGTAATAAGGACAAAAGGCTGTTGCTGAAGGAAGTGTATAAGTTGGATGATGAAGCAAATGGCACATTAAGTGGAAATGATCAAGATGGCAATAAAAATCaaacttcaaataataacgATGCTGTCCCTATGAATGACGCCAAACCCACAGCTCAATTGACTTCGAATGATATGGATTCCGATAATGACGATACTCTGGAGGTTGAGAATTTAGAGGGAAAACCCCTGAATGAATTGGAGTTTAAAGACCTTCTGCATATCCATAACAGATTACTAAGAAAAGAAACTGAtactaataattcaattaaaaatgtcatATATGATAACTATtatgatttaattaaagtCAATGATCTATTGAAGGAAATGACTGATGACAATCACACGAAGCTTGAACAACTAAGGGTTACTCTAGAGTATATAACgaaatgaaaagaaaagaaagttattataaatGTATAATATTATAGACAATAAAGGGCttacaattatttaaatgatcTATAATTTTATGCTGCAGCGTTGAAATTACCTTTGTTAATTACGAAGACATCAATTACAGCCATAGCAGCATACAATCTATTTTCTGCTTCTTGGAACACAATAGAATTCTCACTATAGAATACTTCATCAGTAACTTCTTCGTGATGTCTTGGTAAACAATGCATGAATTTATAATTGGGAGCAGCTAATGCCGCTAATTGAGAGTTGATTTGGAAGCCTTTGAATTGTTTcaactttattttctttgcATATTCTTCTCCCATTGAAATGAATGTGTCGGTAACTAAAACGTTAGCTCCTGCTGAACCCTTTTCTGAATCGTGTGTGATCTCAAATTGgcaattgttttttttagCTATCTTTTTAGcttcttcaaaaatatctttatccAGTTCAATTCCATCTGGGGTCGCCACTATGACATCTATGCCTAACTTCAAACATGCAATTGATAAATCATTGATGACATTGTTTGCATCACCTATCCAGGccaattttaatttgttgTTTGTGTAGTCTAAATGCTCCTTGATTGTTAACAAGTCACAAATTGCTTGCAATGGATGGAACTTATCACACAGAGAGTTGATGATTGGAACAGAAGAATCTTTGCACAAGTTTTGAATATCATCATGACTGTTGACTCTTGCAAATATAC from the Tetrapisispora phaffii CBS 4417 chromosome 9, complete genome genome contains:
- the VPS51 gene encoding Vps51p (similar to Saccharomyces cerevisiae VPS51 (YKR020W); ancestral locus Anc_1.283), with amino-acid sequence MPEQIAHKKSSSVKISNKDKRLLLKEVYKLDDEANGTLSGNDQDGNKNQTSNNNDAVPMNDAKPTAQLTSNDMDSDNDDTLEVENLEGKPLNELEFKDLLHIHNRLLRKETDTNNSIKNVIYDNYYDLIKVNDLLKEMTDDNHTKLEQLRVTLEYITK
- the ARG3 gene encoding ornithine carbamoyltransferase (similar to Saccharomyces cerevisiae ARG3 (YJL088W); ancestral locus Anc_1.279), encoding MSQIRHLISIKDLSDQEFSILVNRAEYYKNVFKSNDLAEFQKNHLKLIGRTIALLFSKRSTRTRISTEGAAAFFGAQSMFLGKDDIQLGTNESFYDTTKVVSSMVSCIFARVNSHDDIQNLCKDSSVPIINSLCDKFHPLQAICDLLTIKEHLDYTNNKLKLAWIGDANNVINDLSIACLKLGIDVIVATPDGIELDKDIFEEAKKIAKKNNCQFEITHDSEKGSAGANVLVTDTFISMGEEYAKKIKLKQFKGFQINSQLAALAAPNYKFMHCLPRHHEEVTDEVFYSENSIVFQEAENRLYAAMAVIDVFVINKGNFNAAA